A genome region from Sciurus carolinensis chromosome 19, mSciCar1.2, whole genome shotgun sequence includes the following:
- the Sec13 gene encoding protein SEC13 homolog translates to MVSVINTVDTSHEDMIHDAQMDYYGTRLATCSSDRSVKIFDVRNGGQILIADLRGHEGPVWQVAWAHPMYGNILASCSYDRKVIIWKEENGTWEKTHEHSGHDSSVNSVCWAPHDYGLILACGSSDGAISLLTYTGEGQWEVKKINNAHTIGCNAVSWAPAVVPGSLIDQPSGQKPSYIKKFASGGCDNLIKLWKEEEDGQWKEEQKLEAHSDWVRDVAWAPSIGLPTSTIASCSQDGRVFIWTCDDASGNMWSPKLLHKFNDVVWHVSWSITANILAVSGGDNKVTLWKESVDGQWVCISDVNKGQGSVSASVTEGQQNEQ, encoded by the exons ATG GTGTCAGTAATTAACACCGTGGACACCTCCCATGAGGATATGATT CATGATGCCCAGATGGACTACTATGGCACCCGCctggccacctgctcctcagacagGTCCGTCAAAATCTTTGATGTGCGCAACGGCGGGCAGATCCTCATCGCTGACCTCAGGGG GCATGAGGGTCCTGTGTGGCAGGTGGCCTGGGCCCACCCCATGTATGGCAATATCCTGGCATCCTGCTCCTACGACCGGAAAGTCATTATCTGGAAAGAGGAAAATGGCACCTGGGAGAAGACCCATGAGCACTCAGGACATGACTCCTCAG TGAACTCTGTGTGCTGGGCCCCCCACGACTACGGCCTGATCCTGGCCTGTGGGAGCTCGGATGGGGCCATCTCCCTGCTGACCTACACCGGGGAGGGCCAGTGGGAAGTGAAGAAGATCAACAACGCTCATACG ATTGGCTGCAATGCCGTCAGCTGGGCCCCTGCCGTGGTCCCCGGAAGCCTCATAGACCAGCCCTCAGGGCAGAAGCCCAGTTACATCAAGAAGTTTGCGTCTGGGGGCTGCGACAACCTCATCAAGCTGTGGAA ggaggaggaggacggCCAGTGGAAGGAGGAACAGAAGCTGGAGGCACACAGTGACTGGGTTCGCGACGTCGCCTGGGCCCCCTCCATTGGCCTGCCCACCAGCACCATCGCCAGCTGCTCCCAG GATGGACGTGTCTTTATTTGGACCTGTGATGACGCCTCAGGCAACATGTGGTCACCCAAGTTACTGCACAAGTTCAACGATGTCGTGTGGCACGTGAGCTGGTCCATCACAGCCAACATCCTGGCTGTCTCTGGTGGAGACAATAAG GTGACCCTGTGGAAAGAGTCTGTGGACGGGCAATGGGTCTGCATCAGTGACGTCAACAAGGGCCAGGGCTCCGTGTCAGCTTCGGTCACAGAGGGCCAGCAGAACGAGCAGTGA
- the Ghrl gene encoding appetite-regulating hormone isoform X1: MLSAGTICSLLLLSVLWVDVAMAGSSFLSPEHQKAQKYTGAGAWDSTELPPLQQRKESKKPPAKLQPRAIEGWLHPEDRDQADGAEEELEIRLNAPFDVGLKLSGAQYQQHSRALGKFLQDILWEEAKEAPADQ; the protein is encoded by the exons ATGCTCTCTGCGGGGACCATCTGCAGCCTGCTGCTCCTCAGTGTGCTCTGGGTGGACGTGGCCATGGCGGGCTCCAGCTTCCTGAGCCCTGAACATCAGAAAGCCCAG AAGTATACAGGGGCAGGGGCTTGGGACTCAACAGAACTCCCTCCTCTCCAGCAAAGAAAGGAGTCTAAGAAGCCACCAGCCAAGCTGCAGCCCAGAGCTATCGAAGGCTGGCTCCACCCAGAGGACAGAGACCAGGCAGACggggcagaggaggagctggagatCCGG CTCAACGCGCCCTTTGACGTGGGACTCAAGCTGTCCGGGGCTCAGTACCAGCAGCACAGCCGGGCCCTGGGGAAGTTTCTTCAGGACATCCTTTGGGAAGAGGCCAAAG AGGCCCCCGCTGACCAGTGA
- the Ghrl gene encoding appetite-regulating hormone isoform X2 codes for MLSAGTICSLLLLSVLWVDVAMAGSSFLSPEHQKAQQRKESKKPPAKLQPRAIEGWLHPEDRDQADGAEEELEIRLNAPFDVGLKLSGAQYQQHSRALGKFLQDILWEEAKEAPADQ; via the exons ATGCTCTCTGCGGGGACCATCTGCAGCCTGCTGCTCCTCAGTGTGCTCTGGGTGGACGTGGCCATGGCGGGCTCCAGCTTCCTGAGCCCTGAACATCAGAAAGCCCAG CAAAGAAAGGAGTCTAAGAAGCCACCAGCCAAGCTGCAGCCCAGAGCTATCGAAGGCTGGCTCCACCCAGAGGACAGAGACCAGGCAGACggggcagaggaggagctggagatCCGG CTCAACGCGCCCTTTGACGTGGGACTCAAGCTGTCCGGGGCTCAGTACCAGCAGCACAGCCGGGCCCTGGGGAAGTTTCTTCAGGACATCCTTTGGGAAGAGGCCAAAG AGGCCCCCGCTGACCAGTGA